Below is a window of Thermodesulfomicrobium sp. WS DNA.
AGTTGTGGACGATATTGGTCTGCGCCCCCACAAACCAGCGGGGAGAGGGCGCAGTCATATCGAGGACCGTGTCCCACTTGCGGAACCATTCCAGTTCCTGGGCCGCTTCTTCCCAGTACGCCAATGGGTCTTGGGCAGCGGCGGCGTGGGCTCGGGAGAGTTGGTGAGGGTTGACATTGGCCTCGATGACGAGCTGCGGGAGAGGCCGAAAGACCCGTTCAGCGTGGGAGGGGACGATCATAGGGGGCTCCTGCCATTGGCCATGATTGGCTAAAATTGAAGAATCTTTTTGAGCTCGCCCACCCGGCGGCGGCTTACGGGAAGTTCGATGCGCTTGCGGCCTGCGGTGCGCAGGAGGAAATTGCCGCCAGGCATGGAGGCGATCTCGGTCACCATGTCGAGATTGACGAGGTATTTGCGGTGCACCCGGCAAAAGCCGTGGGGACCCAGGCGCGCTTCGAGATTTTTGAGGCGGTAGGAGGTGAGGTAGCGCTCGGTGGCCGTGTGCACGAAACTATAATCTTCCGACGCCTCTACATAGACGATCTGCGTATAGGGGATGAGGATGTGGCGGCCGTCTTGGTTCACGGGTAATTTTTCGATCTCCGGAGGCCGGACTTGGGCCGGGTCCCAGGCCTGGCGCAGGGCATTGACCAAAAGGTCTTCTTCCTCTTCGGCGAGGGCGATTTGCACGGTCTCTTCGCTGGTGGCCCGCGCTGGCCGGCCTGGCGGCATGGCCGGGGCCACGGTGGGGGGGATGGGGGCCAGGGCGCGCAGCCGCTCTATGGTGCGGGCAAAGCGCGTGGCGGTCAGCGGCCGCAAAAGATAGTCCACGGCACCGAGCTCAAAGGCCTCGAAGGCATGTTCTTCGCTTTCCGCGAGAAAGACCACCGCAGGAGGCCGGCCGCTCAAATGCCGCGCCAGGTCCATGCCGCTTACTCCATGGGGGAGTTCCATGCCCAAAAAGAGGACGTCATAGGGCACGTACGCGAGCAGTCCCATGGCCTCGAAGGAGGTCACCGCCTCGCCCAGGACGAGAACTTCCTTCACCGGATCAAGGAGTTCCCGGAGGTGGCCGCGCAATTGGGCATCGGAATGGACGATGAGGGCTTTGAGGTGGCTCATGGCGTCAGGGTATTGGGAACAGTGGACACCCTTTGCTACCCGCAATGGCCGGAGTCTTCAAGGGGGCAGTGCATGGACAACCAGACAGGGATGCTTTAGAAACGCCTTTCACGTTTTCCGGGGAGGACCGAAGCCCGCTCATGGCACGTCAAGAAAACATCCGCAACTTCAGTATCATCGCGCATATCGACCACGGCAAGTCCACGCTGGCGGACCGCATCTTGGAGCTCACCCGCCTCATCGACGAGCGCCAGAAAAAGGACCAATACCTGGACCGCATGGAACTGGAGCAGGAGCGCGGCATCACCATCAAGGCCCAGACCGTGCGCATCCCCTACACCGCCCGGGATGGCCGCTCCTACACCTTGAACCTCATCGACACCCCGGGCCATGTGGACTTCTCCTACGAAGTCTCCCGGAGCCTGGCGGCCTGCGATGGGGCGCTCTTGGTGGTGGACGCCTCCCAAGGGGTGGAGGCCCAGACCTTGGCCAACGTGTACCTGGCCTTGGACCATGACCTCGAGGTCATTCCCGTGCTCAACAAGATCGATCTGCCCAGCGCCGAGCCCGACCGGGTGGCGGCGGAGATCGAAGAGGTCATCGGCCTGGACTGCACGGACATCCTCAAGGTTTCCGCCAAGACCGGCGAGGGGGTGGACGCCCTCTTGGAGCGGATCATCGCCCAGGTGCCGCCGCCCAGCGGGGACACGGAGGCCCCCTTGCGGGCGCTCATCTTCGATTCGTGGTACGACTCCTACCAGGGCGTGGTGGTGCTCTTTCGTGTGCTCGACGGTCGCATCTCCCTGGGGCAGCGTATCCGCATGTGGTCCACGGGCAAGGAGTTCGAGGTCACCAAGCTGGGCGTGTTCTCGCCCGAGGCCGTGGACATCGCCTCCTTGGCCGCCGGCGAGGTGGGCTTCTTGTGCGCCTCCATCAAGGCCTTGCGGGACGCGCCGGTGGGGGACACCATCATCGATCCGGCCCGGCCCGCGGAAAAGCCCTTTCCCGGCTTCAAGGCGGTCAAACCCATGGTCTTCTGCGGTCTGTATCCGGTGGAGCCGGCGGAGTACGACACCTTGAAGTCCGCCCTG
It encodes the following:
- a CDS encoding LytTR family DNA-binding domain-containing protein gives rise to the protein MSHLKALIVHSDAQLRGHLRELLDPVKEVLVLGEAVTSFEAMGLLAYVPYDVLFLGMELPHGVSGMDLARHLSGRPPAVVFLAESEEHAFEAFELGAVDYLLRPLTATRFARTIERLRALAPIPPTVAPAMPPGRPARATSEETVQIALAEEEEDLLVNALRQAWDPAQVRPPEIEKLPVNQDGRHILIPYTQIVYVEASEDYSFVHTATERYLTSYRLKNLEARLGPHGFCRVHRKYLVNLDMVTEIASMPGGNFLLRTAGRKRIELPVSRRRVGELKKILQF
- the lepA gene encoding translation elongation factor 4, translated to MARQENIRNFSIIAHIDHGKSTLADRILELTRLIDERQKKDQYLDRMELEQERGITIKAQTVRIPYTARDGRSYTLNLIDTPGHVDFSYEVSRSLAACDGALLVVDASQGVEAQTLANVYLALDHDLEVIPVLNKIDLPSAEPDRVAAEIEEVIGLDCTDILKVSAKTGEGVDALLERIIAQVPPPSGDTEAPLRALIFDSWYDSYQGVVVLFRVLDGRISLGQRIRMWSTGKEFEVTKLGVFSPEAVDIASLAAGEVGFLCASIKALRDAPVGDTIIDPARPAEKPFPGFKAVKPMVFCGLYPVEPAEYDTLKSALEKLQLNDAALTFEPETSQALGFGFRCGFLGLLHMDVIQERLEREFQAKLIATAPSVIYRVTRTDGTVLDIDNPSKLPPQEKIAAIAEPYVRMEIHVPGEFVGNVMGLCEEKRGIQKDMRYLTSTRVVLTYEIPFAEIVYDFFDRLKSVTRGFASLDYEFLDFRPSDLVKLDILINGEPVDAMSVIVHRQAAPYRGRALALKLKRVIHRQLFEIVIQAAIGAKIIARERVAPLRKDVTAKCYGGDITRKRKLLEKQKEGKKRMKRMGSVEIPQEAFLAALQPGDE